Genomic window (Candidatus Binatia bacterium):
GCTGGTAGCCGTAGGCCGAGAGGTGATCGGCGCGCAGCGTGTCGGTCACGTAGAGCACGACGTTCGGCGGCCGCGGCGCGGTCGCCGGCGGCGCGAGCGGCGCGGATCGTGCCGCGTTCTCACCCGAGATGCGCGGTCGCACGACGGCGCTCCTTCTCCGCGCGCGGTTCTCGAGCTCGAGCGCCGCGATGCGCGCGTCCGCGCCGCCGAGGCTCACGACCCATTCTCCCGAGGATGGATCGGGCGTCGGCTCGAGGTCGCGTTGCCCGTCGTCGGTCCGCAGCGAGACCCGCAACGCCGTCGCCTGGCCCGCCGGCTCGACGCCGAAGCGCAGCACCGGGCGCCGCGGCAGGTGGAGCGGGATCGCGAGCGTCTCTTCGGCGCCGAGCGTCAGCCGATCGGCGGACGCGCTCTCCTTCGCTGCCGGCTGCCAGCGCGCGACGCCGCGACGCTGCGTCTCGGCGAGGCAGTTCGCGAGCGGCGCGAGCTCCGTGACCGACGGCTCGTCGCTGCGCCGTAGCGCGCGGACGGCGGCGACGACGGCCGCGCACGCGATCAGCACGCACGTGGCCTGGAGCGCGGCCCTGCGTGCCGCACGAGCGGAGAAGGCGCGGTGCGTACCCTCGGCCATGTTCGCGACGCCGACGCGCGGAAAGCTGCGGGCTGGTCAGGGTTCGCGACGTCCGGGCGACGATCCTGCCACCGCGCATGTCGCGTGTCAGCCCGGGTTCCGTGGCGTCGTGCATGGGGTGTGGTGCCGACGACCTCGTGCCGCCGGCACCGCGGCCGGTCACGGTTGCCGCGGTCGCTTCGTGGCCGTCGACGATGGACGCGAACGGCCGCGCGGCCGCGCGCGGCCCATCGCGTGCACCCGAGCGGGCGCGCGATGGGCCAAGGGCGCGTCGCGCTCGTTAAAGTTTGGACTTGACTACGGTTCCGGGTCTACCGATGACGGCTCGTCTCGTCTCGGGTCCAGGACCCCGCAGGCCAGGATCGCCACGCGCTTCGGTGTGGCGAGCGCGTGCAGCGTGTAGATGATGGTCGGCTTCGCGAAAGGAAGCTCGGCCGCCACTTGCTCGACGTCGCGTTGACCCGGAGGAATCGTCGTCGCGACGACGTCCATTCCGGCCCGCCGCAGCTTGAGCAAGGCGCGCGCGCACGAGAGGCCGGACGCGATCCTCGGCGTCCCTTCCGAGCCCTCGTAGTCGGTGACGACCAGCTTTGCCGCAGAGCTCTGTGCCGTGGCGCCGCTCGGCACGGCGAGCAGCGATGCGAGCAGAGCGCCCGTGACGATGCGCTTCCCGGAGGCTCTCATGGCAGGCCCCCCCCGAGATCGAAGTCCGTGCCGCAGAACAGGATCGCGCTCTTGTGCCGCGCCGCCTCCGGGGGCGACATCAGCGTGTAGGTCAGGTGATCCGTCGTGCCCTCGACGGCGACGATCTCGAGACCTCGCCGCTCGAGCTTCGCGAGCGCCTCGACGCAGGGCGTTGCGGGCTCCGGGGCAGCGACGTTGATGACGGATGCGAGAAGCACCATCAGCATGTGCTGTGACATGGTACACCCCTCCCTTGTTGCAGCGTGGTGTGCGCCGGCGCGCGCAGTGCAACCGGCGGACCAGCGGCGCGCGTCACGCGCGGCCTCCAAGGCCCGCGTCAGGCAAGGATTTCTGCGTCGACGTGTCGGATGCTGTGTCGCAGGTGCGGTCACGAGCGTGACACGCGACGCGTTTTCGCCGCCCGTGTGCGATGCGCCTCTCGTAGGGCGACGATACGAAGAGCGATCGATCGTGAGCCGTGGCGGACGCCGTACGCTCGAGGCGTCCGCCGTCCGTCAGCTCGCCGGTGCGAACACCTGGAAGCTCTGCTGCGGCAGGAAGTCGTACGCCGCGACCAGGCGGTAGCCCGCGGCTTCCATGTCGCTGCGGATCGTGTCCGCGTTCGTCGAATGGCCGAACGCGCCGCCGAAGAAACCTTCGTCGCGCGTCTCGATGATCGCGATCCGGCCGTCGGGCGCGAGGACTTGCTTGACGCGCGCGAAGTAGGCGCGGGCGTCCGGGATGTGGTGGTAGGTGTTGCAGGTGAACAGCAGGTCGACGCTCCCCGCCGGGAGGCGCGGGTCGTCCGCCGCCGCCTCGACCACGGTCACGTTCGTGTAGCCCTCCTTGGCGGCGCGCTCGCGCAGGTAGCCGGTCATGTCGGGGTCGACGTCGACCGCGTAGACGATCCCCTGCGGGCCGACCGCGTCGGCGAGGCGGAAGGTGAAGTAGCCGCCGCCGGCGCCGAGGTCGGCGACCTTCGCGCGCGGCTCGATCTGCAGCGTCTCGACGACCCGCGCCGGCTGCTGCCACTCGTCGCGTCCGAAGCCCTCGTAGCCGAACCGCTTGATGCTGCTGCAGCCGATGCACAGGCTGAGAAGGAGGAGCGTGCACAAGAAACGGATTCTCATGCCGGCTCTTTCCACGTGATCGAGCGGGCTACGTCAACGCAGCCGACGGCCTGCGGTCCGTGAGCTTGACGGACCGGCCGGGACGATTACAGAGCGTCGACGCCTTTGGGGGAGGGGAGCGATGGCAACGAAGGTGCTGCTGGTCCATCCGAGCCCGCTGTTGTTCTCGGAGATCTACCTGCGGCTGGAACCTCTGGGACTGGAGTGCGTCGCGAGCGCGCTCGCGAGCGCGGGCTGCGACGTCCGGCTCGTCGACCTGCAGACCTCCACGCACGAAGAGCTGCGCGCCGAGCTGCGCTCCTTCCGACCCGACGCGGTCGGCTTCTCGGTGAACTACCTCGCCAACGTGCCGGAGGTGATCGACCTCGCGATCGAGACCAAGAAGCTGCTGCCCGACGCGTGCGTCTTCGCCGGCGGGCACAGCGCGTCGTTCATCGCGGAGGAGATGCTGGCGCACGCGAACGGCGCGCTCGACTGCGTCGTGCGCGGCGAAGGTGAGGGCGTCGCGCCGCTCGTGGTCGAGACCTTCGGGCGCGGCGGCGACCTGCTCACCATCCCCGGCGTCGTCACCGCGGCGGGTCGCGGACCCGAGCCGCAGCTGCTGCGCAACCCCGAGAAGCACCTGCCGCTGCGCCGCGCGCTGCGCCGTCGTCGCAAGTACTTCATCGGCGAGCTCGACCCGTGCGCGTCGGTCGAGCTGACGCGCGGCTGCCCGTGGGACTGCAACTTCTGCAGCGCCTGGACCTTCTACGGCCGCAGCTACCGCAAGTTCACCCCCGAGGCCGCGGGCGAGGATCTCGCGAGCATCGCCGAGCCGAACGTCTTCATCGTCGACGACGTCGCCTTCATCCGTCCCGAGCACGGCATGGCGATCGCGGACGAGGTCGAGCGGCGCGGCATCAAGAAGCGCTACTACCTCGAGACCCGCGCCGACGTCCTGCTGCGCAACCGCGAGGTGTTCGAGCGCTGGACCCGTCTCGGCCTGCGCTACATGTTCCTCGGCATCGAGGCGATCGACGAGGACGGCCTCAAGCGCTTCCGCAAGCGCGTCGTGCTGAACGACAACGAGCGCGCGCTCGAGGTGGCGCGCGCGCTCGGGCTCGTCGTCGCGGTGAACATCATCGCCGACCCGAGCTGGGACCGCCGGCGCTTCGAGATCGTCCGCCAGTGGGCGCTCGAGGTGCCGGAGATCGTGCACTTGACGATCGCGACGCCGTACCCCGGCACGGAGATCTGGCACACGGAGTCGCGTCAGCTCACGACGCGCGACTACCGCCTGTTCGACGTCCAGCACGCGGTGCTGCCGACGACGCTGCCGCTCGAGGAGTTCTACGGCGAGATCGTCAAGACCCAGCAGGTGCTCGCGCGCAAGCACATGGGCTGGCGCGCCGCGTACGACGTGCTCGGCATCACGACGCGTCTCCTGCTGCGCGGGCAGACGAACTTCTTCCGCATGCTGTTCAAGTTCTCGAGCGTGTACAGCGTCGAGCGCCTGCTCGCCGACCACCAGAAGCCGGTGCGGTACTCGATCGGTCTGCCGAGCGCGCGCCTCGAGAGCGGGCAGCGCCCGCGTCCGAGCACGCTCTACGTGCACCAGCCGGCCGCCGCGGCGATGTGAGACAAATCTCTTGACATGAGACAGTGGTCTCATTACGGGTGGTGCGTCTCACAACCCAGGAGGACGCATGGCGCCGACCCGTGATGAGATGAACCGCATGCTCGACGAGCACTTCGGCTACGAGGCGCGCGACGACGTCGCCGGCGTGCTGGCGACCCTCGCGCCCGACGTCGAGCACGACGTGGTCGGCTGGCCGACCGGACCGGTGCACGGCCCGGCGGGCGCGCGCCCGTTCTACGAGGCGCTGTTCCGCGACCTCGCGGACGGTCGGGTGACGCCGCTTCGCCGCCTCTACGGCGACGGCTTCATCGTCGACGAGTCGCTCTGGCGCGGGCGCGCGGTCGGGCGTCCGTTCGGCTGCGAGGGCGGCGGCCGTCCGCTCGAGTTCCGCCTGCTGCACGTGCTCGAGTTCGGCGACGACGCACGCATCACGCGCGAGCAGGTGTGGGTCGACCTCGCGGCGATCCAGCAGCAGCTCCAGGCGGCCTGAGCGCAGCGATGGCGACGCGCGGCGAGAACCAGCGCTACCGCACGCGCAAGGACCTGCTCGAGGCGGCGGCCCGTCTGCTGCGCGAAGGGCGCACGCCGAGCGTCGCGGAGGTCGCGGACGCGGCGCGCATCTCGCGCGCGACCGCGTACCGCTACTTCCCGAGCCGCG
Coding sequences:
- a CDS encoding nuclear transport factor 2 family protein, translated to MAPTRDEMNRMLDEHFGYEARDDVAGVLATLAPDVEHDVVGWPTGPVHGPAGARPFYEALFRDLADGRVTPLRRLYGDGFIVDESLWRGRAVGRPFGCEGGGRPLEFRLLHVLEFGDDARITREQVWVDLAAIQQQLQAA
- a CDS encoding class I SAM-dependent methyltransferase, which gives rise to MRIRFLCTLLLLSLCIGCSSIKRFGYEGFGRDEWQQPARVVETLQIEPRAKVADLGAGGGYFTFRLADAVGPQGIVYAVDVDPDMTGYLRERAAKEGYTNVTVVEAAADDPRLPAGSVDLLFTCNTYHHIPDARAYFARVKQVLAPDGRIAIIETRDEGFFGGAFGHSTNADTIRSDMEAAGYRLVAAYDFLPQQSFQVFAPAS
- the hpnR gene encoding hopanoid C-3 methylase HpnR is translated as MATKVLLVHPSPLLFSEIYLRLEPLGLECVASALASAGCDVRLVDLQTSTHEELRAELRSFRPDAVGFSVNYLANVPEVIDLAIETKKLLPDACVFAGGHSASFIAEEMLAHANGALDCVVRGEGEGVAPLVVETFGRGGDLLTIPGVVTAAGRGPEPQLLRNPEKHLPLRRALRRRRKYFIGELDPCASVELTRGCPWDCNFCSAWTFYGRSYRKFTPEAAGEDLASIAEPNVFIVDDVAFIRPEHGMAIADEVERRGIKKRYYLETRADVLLRNREVFERWTRLGLRYMFLGIEAIDEDGLKRFRKRVVLNDNERALEVARALGLVVAVNIIADPSWDRRRFEIVRQWALEVPEIVHLTIATPYPGTEIWHTESRQLTTRDYRLFDVQHAVLPTTLPLEEFYGEIVKTQQVLARKHMGWRAAYDVLGITTRLLLRGQTNFFRMLFKFSSVYSVERLLADHQKPVRYSIGLPSARLESGQRPRPSTLYVHQPAAAAM